In one window of Acidobacteriota bacterium DNA:
- a CDS encoding 3-deoxy-D-manno-octulosonic acid transferase: MYRLYSILFSLGIVLMAPYYLWRHRGRKELAGWRERLGKLPASLEQEAPGAIWVHAVSVGETLAVAGLVKQLLERYPDRKIFLSSVTAAGREASEKKLPRVAGQFYLPFDWKWAVRRVLQQIRPSVLVIVETELWPNLLKTARESGCETILVNARVSDRSFPGYRLGRPFMRRVLENITRICAQTANDAERFKALGADPDRIVVTGNLKFDGRPPEFGTLGIRLRDILAGENRTPVFVAASTMRGEEALVLQAWQRVRHEHPRALMILAPRHPARFDEVAEMLQARQVNTVRRTKLSEKDENMRQRISQAEILLLDTIGELAEIVGLADVVFVGGSLVPSGGHNVIEPAFWGKPILFGPYMYNFRDVASLFLKAGGAVQVADAEGLAEAVLRLLGHPADARKIGEKAKEAANQQAGAAARILDQMEDWLGAPQTTAARLL, encoded by the coding sequence ATGTATCGACTGTATAGCATCTTATTCAGCCTCGGCATTGTCCTAATGGCGCCCTACTATCTTTGGCGCCACAGAGGACGAAAAGAGCTTGCAGGCTGGCGCGAGAGGCTGGGCAAGCTGCCTGCAAGCCTCGAGCAGGAGGCCCCGGGCGCGATCTGGGTCCACGCCGTGTCAGTTGGGGAAACGCTGGCCGTCGCTGGGCTGGTGAAGCAGCTTCTCGAACGGTATCCGGACCGGAAAATCTTCCTGAGCAGCGTGACGGCGGCGGGGCGGGAAGCCAGCGAAAAGAAGCTGCCGCGCGTTGCAGGCCAATTTTACCTGCCCTTTGACTGGAAGTGGGCCGTGCGCCGCGTGCTGCAACAGATTCGCCCCTCCGTACTTGTCATCGTTGAAACGGAACTGTGGCCCAACCTGCTGAAGACCGCCAGGGAATCCGGGTGCGAGACCATTCTGGTGAACGCTCGGGTATCTGACCGGTCGTTCCCCGGTTACCGGCTGGGCCGCCCGTTCATGCGTCGCGTGCTCGAAAACATCACCCGAATCTGCGCCCAGACCGCAAACGATGCCGAACGTTTTAAGGCATTGGGCGCCGATCCTGACCGCATCGTGGTAACCGGCAATCTTAAATTTGACGGCCGCCCTCCCGAATTCGGAACTCTTGGGATAAGATTGCGGGATATTCTGGCTGGAGAGAATCGAACCCCGGTTTTCGTGGCCGCCAGCACCATGCGGGGAGAAGAAGCTCTCGTGCTGCAAGCCTGGCAGAGAGTCCGCCACGAGCATCCCCGCGCGCTCATGATTCTAGCGCCCCGGCACCCCGCCCGGTTTGACGAAGTCGCGGAGATGTTGCAGGCGCGGCAAGTGAACACCGTTCGCCGGACAAAGCTTTCGGAAAAAGATGAAAATATGCGCCAGCGCATATCCCAGGCAGAAATTCTGTTGCTCGACACCATCGGCGAACTTGCAGAAATCGTTGGATTGGCTGACGTAGTGTTTGTCGGAGGCAGCCTGGTCCCGTCTGGCGGCCACAATGTCATCGAGCCCGCTTTCTGGGGGAAGCCGATTCTTTTTGGACCTTACATGTACAACTTTCGCGATGTGGCAAGCCTGTTTCTGAAGGCAGGCGGCGCGGTCCAGGTGGCCGACGCCGAAGGACTGGCTGAAGCTGTCCTCCGCCTGCTTGGCCACCCGGCTGACGCCCGCAAGATAGGCGAAAAGGCGAAAGAAGCCGCCAATCAGCAGGCAGGCGCCGCCGCGCGCATCCTGGACCAGATGGAGGATTGGCTCGGCGCGCCGCAAACCACCGCTGCGCGCTTGCTCTGA